The genomic region CGCAGGCGCTTGGCGGGCATCTGCGTGCCTTCGGGTATAATGCGGCGCGAGGACAGCTCTTCCTGCCGCTGTCGGTGTTCGCCGCCCATGGCGTACGAGAGGCCGATGTCTATGCGGGGGCGGACAGCGCAGAGTTGCGGGCGGCGCTCGGCCAGATCGCTGAACTGGCGCACCAGCATGCCGATAAGGCCCGCTCGGCGATCGCGCCTCTTTCCCCCCGGCTGAAACCGGCATTTGCCAGTATCGCGCTCGTCGATATGGACCTGAAGCGTGCCGGGCGCCACGTTGCGGCGCCATTCATCGGGCATCGAACGCCCTCGCCGCTATTGCGCATGTTTGCGCTGACATGGTGGATGCTGCGGCACGGACGCAGCTAGAGCCAGGCGGCCAGATCTTCCAAAGCACGCGACGTGATCGCCTTCTTCTTGGCCTTTGCCTTGTCGGGTCCGCGCCAGCGACCTTTGAGACCCTCCGGCTTTTTGATCTCCACTGGCGGGAACAGGCCGAAATTGACGTTCATGGGCTGGAAGCTGCGTGCGCCGGAATAGGCTTCGGCTTCCACGTGGCCGCCCGTGATATGGCCGATCAGCGCACCGAATGCCGTGGTGGCCGGCGGCAGTGCCGGGGTCTCACCCTTGGCTTCCGCCGCCGAGAGGCGACCGCAGACCAGCCCCATGGCGGCGCTTTCGACATAACCTTCGACACCGGTAACCTGGCCGGCGAAACGCAGGCGCGGATCGGCCTTGAGCTTCAGGTCCGGACGGAGGACACGAGGCGAATTGAGGAAGGTGTTGCGGTGCAGCCCGCCGAGCCGGGCGAACTGAGCGTTTTCCAGGCCCGGAATCATTCTGAAGATTTCCGTCTGCACACCATAGCGCATTTTAGTTTGGAAACCGACGATGTTCCAAAGGGTACCAAGGGCATTGTCCTGACGGAGCTGGACGACTGCGTGGGGCTTGTTTTCCGGATCGCGCGGGTTGGTGAGGCCGACAGGCTTCATGGGACCGTGGCGGAGGGTTTCGCGGCCGCGCTCGGCCATCACTTCGATAGGCAGGCAGCCGTCGAAATAAGGCACGATCTCCCACTCCTTGAACTCGTGCAAGGGCGCTTCGAGCAAGGCGTCGATGAAACGGTTGTACTGTTCCTCATTCATCGGGCAGTTGAGATAATCCGCCCCGGTGCCGGCGGGACCTGGCTTATCGTAACGCGACTGCGCCCAGACAATGTCGAGATCGATACTGTCGTAGTGAACGATCGGTGCGATGGCATCGAAGAAGGCGAGGGAGTCCTCACCTGTCAGTTTTTGAAGCGCTTCGGCAAGGGCGGGTGACGTGAGGGGGCCGGTGGCGACGATGACGTTTTCCCAGTCCGCAGGCGGCAGACCGGCGACTTCTTCACGTGCGATGGTGATGCGGGAATGGTTTTCGAGCGCCTCGGTGACGGCCTGGGAGAAGGCATCGCGATCGACGGCAAGCGCTCCCCCGGCCGGTAATGCGTGCTTGTCGGCACAAGCCATGATCAGCGATCCCGCGCGACGCATTTCCTCGTGGAGGAGACCCACGGCGTTGTGCTCGTGATCGTCAGAGCGGAAGCTGTTGGAGCAGACAAGTTCGGCAAAGCCATCGGTATGATGGGCGTCGGTGGGATTTACCGGGCGCATCTCGTGGAGAACCACGTCGACACCAGCCTGAGCCACCTGCCAGGCCGCCTCCGAGCCTGCGAGACCACCACCGATTACATGCACCACAGCCATGTCTTGCCCATCTTTATCCAAGAGGCATGGCTATAGACGAAAAGCGCGCGGCAATCCAAGGTTGCCACGCGCGACTTTTTTACCCGGTTCTCAACCGAAAGATCAGGCGGCGCGGCGTTCGTGCCGCCCCTCATTAATCTCCTCGGCGATCTTGTCGCAGAAGGCATCCAGATCGCCGGGATTGCGGCTGGTAACCAGGCCCTGATCGGATACGACCGCGCTGTCTTCCCAATTGGCACCGGCATTGATGACGTCTGTCTTGATCGACTTGTATGACGTCATCTTGCGGCCGCTGGCGATGCCGGCCTCGATGAGCAGCCAAGGCGCATGACAGATGGCGGCAACCACCTTCTTATCGGTCCAGAAGCGCTTGATGAAATCGATGGCCCGAGGCTCGATGCGCAGCAGGTCCGGATTGATCTGGCCACCGGGAAGAACGATGGCGTCGTAGTCGTCAGCGGTGACGCTATCGAGGGTTTTGTCCACTGGGACCGGACCGCCCCAATCATCCTTGTCCCAGCCCGTAATGTGGCCGGGTTCGAGCGAAATCACATGCACTTCGGCACCAGCTTCGCGAAGCTTGTTGCGCGGGACTTCGAGTTCTGACTGCTCGAAGCCGGTGGTGGCGAGAATCGCAATCGATTTGCCTTGCAGGTTCTGCATGACGTTTCCCTTTCTTTCCTTGGGTGGAGAGAGGGGAAACGAGACGATCGGCGGTGCGTTCCGTTGCGGAACATGAAAAGGGCACCCTGTGGTGGGGGTGCCCTTCAAAGAGGTTTTGTGTTGCTGCGACCGCGATCAGAGTGCGTTGGCATGGTCGCGGGCAATACGCTGAATGTCGGAGCGGGCGATACCAAGATCGCTCAGTTCGCGGTTGCCGAGGGCATTGAGTTCGCGAACCGTCTGCTGATAAGCCGACCAGCGCTTGAAGGTCTTGCGGATGTCCATTTCAGGTCTCCTTTCGTCTGACGACCTTTAGCTAGTGAGAATCGCCCACAATGTGCAGGGCCAAATTGGTCATTGCCGGCTTGCGCGATCTGCATGACTGTTGCTCACTGTTATTCATCGTCGTTTAACGAGTGAGTTTTTCATGACGGAAATCATTCTTTGGGGCCGTGCCAACTCGGCCAATGTTCAAAAGGCCCTATGGGCCTTGGAAGAGGTTGGGGCGGCATATG from Pelagibacterium sp. 26DY04 harbors:
- the trmFO gene encoding methylenetetrahydrofolate--tRNA-(uracil(54)-C(5))-methyltransferase (FADH(2)-oxidizing) TrmFO, which encodes MAVVHVIGGGLAGSEAAWQVAQAGVDVVLHEMRPVNPTDAHHTDGFAELVCSNSFRSDDHEHNAVGLLHEEMRRAGSLIMACADKHALPAGGALAVDRDAFSQAVTEALENHSRITIAREEVAGLPPADWENVIVATGPLTSPALAEALQKLTGEDSLAFFDAIAPIVHYDSIDLDIVWAQSRYDKPGPAGTGADYLNCPMNEEQYNRFIDALLEAPLHEFKEWEIVPYFDGCLPIEVMAERGRETLRHGPMKPVGLTNPRDPENKPHAVVQLRQDNALGTLWNIVGFQTKMRYGVQTEIFRMIPGLENAQFARLGGLHRNTFLNSPRVLRPDLKLKADPRLRFAGQVTGVEGYVESAAMGLVCGRLSAAEAKGETPALPPATTAFGALIGHITGGHVEAEAYSGARSFQPMNVNFGLFPPVEIKKPEGLKGRWRGPDKAKAKKKAITSRALEDLAAWL
- a CDS encoding type 1 glutamine amidotransferase domain-containing protein translates to MQNLQGKSIAILATTGFEQSELEVPRNKLREAGAEVHVISLEPGHITGWDKDDWGGPVPVDKTLDSVTADDYDAIVLPGGQINPDLLRIEPRAIDFIKRFWTDKKVVAAICHAPWLLIEAGIASGRKMTSYKSIKTDVINAGANWEDSAVVSDQGLVTSRNPGDLDAFCDKIAEEINEGRHERRAA
- a CDS encoding DUF1127 domain-containing protein — encoded protein: MDIRKTFKRWSAYQQTVRELNALGNRELSDLGIARSDIQRIARDHANAL